A section of the Babesia microti strain RI chromosome I, complete genome genome encodes:
- a CDS encoding DEAD/DEAH box helicase (overlaps_old_locusTagID:BBM_I01320), whose translation MNGHFTSDYMNVINNEAVCDDLVGEDVCNDEVLDKTFAHFNLNSKLLEIIGFLGFTRPSPIQYKGLPLGLDAKDLIVQSKSGTGKTLLFILIILSKIDDTGLSVIIAPTRELVVQIHQEIVKFTSLLDNSIKPLYSTSGKSLKKDKKVISQGCKIITSTPGRLLALLKPIEKMGYIKTLVLDEVDMLMDDQFQDQIAYVISKIVTEYTQLIATSATLLPQFASKLANLLPDRQLISVSTCLPFVRHSKCEDESPVLRGIKFCFIKLSQHERDKFKSLLHVLESLEFKQAIIFCNRSVDAINAFNNLSNLGYYCDYTSSKVSHGGRMRCLKNLRNNSCKIVICSDLLSRGIDSLLVDLVVNLDVPFNKQTFLHRSGRAARFGKSGICVCIASYDEWQSLDYYRMSLKLSLYPISELATKRSNGSFKCSRLGLPVNAFHTLNDTCTTRADQFSLNELNCFNGIVELSGAPFVTVYNMEGQIVLNFVAKDVNWVIDDVYKLIFGLDPIKQAINSEIINKVFISGPLTSSMLLVKLLLDERIPNNNNHSENTQLYNRLFANKQTKNIGYSELPNIITDATDNDGCNVRDSALGYYGTTPLNKNGTIHELYYKFMSLHFTKQLSCVI comes from the exons ATGAATGGACACTTTACCAGCGATTACATGAATGTAATTAACAATGAAGCCGTTTGTGATGATTTAGTAGGTGAAGACGTATGTAATGACGAAGTTTTAGATAAAACATTTGCCCATTTTAACTtaaattccaaattattgGAGATAATAGGGTTTCTGGGTTTTACTAGACCATCGCCAATCCAATACAAGGGTCTACCCCTAGGCCTTGATGCTAAGG ACTTGATTGTGCAGTCGAAAAGTGGTACTGGTAAAACACTCTTGTTTATATTGATcattttatctaaaataGACGATACTGGACTATCGGTGATAATCGCTCCAACCAGGGAGCTCGTGGTACAAATTCATCAGGAAATAGTAAAGTTTACAAGTTTGCTTGATAATTCCATCAAACCTTTGTATTCCACCTCTGGCAAATCTCTTAAGAAGGATAAAAAGGTTATTTCGCAAGGATGCAAAATAATTACCTCGACACCAGGCCGTTTGTTGGCTCTACTAAAACCTATTGAAAAAATGGGTTATATTAAGACGTTAGTGCTTGATGAAGTGGATATGTTGATGGATGACCAATTTCAAGATCAAATTGCCTATGTAATCTCAAAAATAGTCACAGAATATACGCAATTGATTGCCACATCTGCTACACTTCTTCCTCAATTTGCTAGTAAATTAGCGAATCTTCTGCCAGATAGGCAATTAATAAGTGTTTCAACATGTCTGCCTTTTGTTAGACACTCGAAATGTGAGGATGAATCGCCAGTGCTTAGGggcataaaattttgtttcatTAAACTATCTCAGCATGAAcgtgataaatttaaaagCTTGTTACATGTGTTGGAGTCACTGGAATTTAAGCAAGCAATAATTTTCTGCAATAGATCTGTCGATGCAATTAATGCATTTAACAATCTAAGCAATTTGGGTTACTATTGCGATTATACTAGCTCAAAAGTTAGCCATGGAGGGAGGATGAGGTgcctaaaaaatttacgCAATAACTCatgtaaaattgtcatATGTTCTGACCTTCTTTCTCGAGGAATTGATTCGTTGTTGGTAGATTTAGTGGTCAATTTAGATGTACCCTTTAACAAACaaacatttttacataGATCAGGCAGGGCAGCCAGGTTTGGAAAAAGTGGTATTTGTGTATGTATCGCAAGTTATGATGAGTGGCAGTCATTGGATTATTATAGGATGTCCTTGAAGTTATCTTTGTATCCAATTTCAGAATTGGCTACCAAACGCTCAAATGGTTCATTTAAATGTTCTCGATTGGGATTGCCCGTAAATGCATTTCACACCTTAAATGACACTTGTACCACCAGGGCTGATCAATTTAGTCTGAATGAGTTGAATTGTTTTAACGGAATCGTTGAACTTAGTGGAGCTCCATTTGTCACAGTTTACAATATGGAGGgtcaaattgtattaaatttcGTTGCTAAGGATGTTAATTGGGTCATTGATGATGTGTATAAGTTGATATTTGGACTAGATCCCATAAAGCAAGCAATAAACTctgaaattataaataaagtGTTCATTTCAGGACCTTTAACATCGTCAATGCTACTAGTGAAGTTGCTACTGGATGAGAGAATCCccaataataataaccACAGTGAAAATACTCAATTATACAACAGATTGTTTGCTAATAAACAAACAAAGAATATTGGTTACAGTGAACTACCTAATATAATAACTGACGCAACTGATAACGATGGGTGTAATGTGCGCGATTCTGCATTGGGTTATTACGGGACCACTCCACTCAATAAAAATGGTACAATTCATGAATTGTACTATAAATTTATGAGTCTCCACTTCACCAAGCAATTATCGTGCGTAATCTAA
- a CDS encoding Probable GTP-binding protein EngB (overlaps_old_locusTagID:BBM_I01290;~overlaps_old_locusTagID:BBM_I01295), with translation MNCRCMIKRSFPIYFLILTPTLIHCYTIRKSQVPIVKRVYKGPGAKVAKRLKIQYGLNSDFQVRNLRRYLKKYKRAEERKINYKNLKLESKRCITDKSVGKAKQKTSEGLKRRTNVIQDSPFGKITIKGQLTSPTGKIKSHEISQKINSSNKKLSLSNISLDVAGEIHNGTAAGIKIGSFDHSQIKNVHFVGSYFHTMDLPALGLAEVCLVGPSNVGKSSFINSMLNYAIGTNETIAYVSKTPGYTKSINLFKLTDRKGNGIITLVDLPGYGYTALKDPVKLKQMRSFLSAYIKRRNELKLILFLVDSNALTSNDVKVKGLLDNLSLPHLTIATKVDKIPPTKIPGMLITVRKTLNIISPLPVLYSKYLPSNMYSIWKAASLAADDAYEQSKIGLYDHFQNAQTEDSMDIFVKEQSGASLKELKRIILNNYSLLPESLRGTSLDNMDREGLLGLLKTITSKASTLPIKSIVY, from the exons ATGAATTGCCGATGTATGATAAAACGTAGTtttccaatatattttttaattttaaccCCCACATTGATCCATTGCTATACAATTAGAAAGTCCCAAGTACCTATAGTAAAAAGGGTGTACAAGGGCCCCGGTGCAAAAGTGGCCAAAAGACTCAAAATACAGTATGGTCTAAACTCTGATTTTCAAGTCCGCAACCTGAGGAGGTATCTCAAGAAGTACAAACGTGCGGAGGAGAGGAAAATCAACTATAAGAATCTAAAACTAGAATCTAAACGTTGTATTACGGATAAAAGTGTTGGTAAAGCTAAACAAAA AACGTCTGAAGGACTTAAGAGGCGTACAAATGTGATTCAAGATAGCCCCTTTGGTAAAATAACTATCAAGGGTCAGTTAACCTCTCCAACTGGAAAAATCAAATCGCATgaaatatcgcaaaaaattaactcaTCTAATAAGAAGT TATCACTGTCTAATATCAGTTTGGACGTGGCAGGGGAGATTCACAATGGCACAGCCGCTGGCATTAAAATAGGATCATTTGACCATTCTCAGATAAAAAATGTCCACTTTGTGGGCAGTTACTTCCATACAATGGATTTACCTGCCTTGGGCCTCGCCGAGGTTTGTTTGGTAGGACCCAGCAATGTTGGTAAATCATCCTTCATCAACTCAATGCTGAACTATGCCATTGGCACTAATGAAACAATTGCTTATGTCAGTAAGACACCTGGATATACCAAGTCTATCAACTTGTTCAAACTAACTGATAGGAAGGGGAATGGAATAATAACCTTAGTTGATTTACCTGGTTATGGGTACACGGCGCTAAAGGACCCAGTGAAACTTAAACAGATGAGAAGTTTCTTATCAGCATACATTAAGAGAAGGAATGAATTGAAACTGATACTATTTTTGGTGGATTCAAATGCGTTGACCAGTAACGATGTAAAGGTGAAGGGGCTTTTGGATAACTTATCATTGCCACACTTGACAATAGCTACTAAGGTGGATAAGATACCACCTACAAAAATACCAGGGATGTTAATTACTGTACGAAAGACTTTGAACATAATTTCACCATTGCCTGTGTTGtattccaaatatttgccCAGTAATAT GTATTCAATATGGAAAGCAGCTTCACTGGCTGCAGATGACGCCTATGAACAATCAAAGATTGGACTGTACGATCACTTCCAAAACGCCCAGACTGAAGATTCTATGGACATATTCGTCAAAGAACAATCAGGTGCCTCGCTTAAGGAGTTAAAACGCATCATTCTGAACAACTACAGCCTTCTGCCGGAG AGCTTGAGAGGAACTAGTCTTGATAACATGGATAGGGAGGGCCTTTTGGGTCTGCTCAAAACAATTACATCAAAAGCATCAACACTTCCCATCAAATCCATTGTCTATTGA
- a CDS encoding YEATS domain-containing protein 4 (overlaps_old_locusTagID:BBM_I01310): MSTVVTKQEPWLQQDCPAEEKFNPNSITLCKRIVVGTYSFPLGVNERRKYGTMTHKWVCLLRSPDNENMSHYIRKVQFDLDPSFLNPRRVLTSMPYEVNEVGWGEFFITVSIYFADETLDPVKIVHLLKLNPPDAMPDRPMCAANETHDEIVFVDPSDQLFQKLQTSTYDITEPSIYQPYFWDYEKKARDEMCRYIYCQSYLQAETMGLMAEANNLSSQIQALQDRVSSIYHPKQENTVQLKNEQLPSLTVPQHTNSLGDPLTNLQNVSNLPGTLNTTLTNPTNTNQQPQNPMGIDKQ; encoded by the exons ATGAGCACTGTGGTTACAAAGCAGGAACCGTGGTTGCAGCAGGACTGTCCAGCGGAGGAGAAGTTTAATCCAAATAGTATAACTTTATGCAAGCGTATAGTTGTTGGAACCTATTCATTCCCCCTGGGTGTAAAT gAAAGGAGGAAATACGGAACTATGACTCACAAATGGGTTTGCTTATTGCGATCACCAGACAATGAGAATATGTCCCATTACATACGCAAGGTACAATTTGACCTGGATCCTAGTTTTCTAAATCCTCGTAGAG TATTAACAAGCATGCCTTATGAAGTGAATGAAGTGGGCTGGGgagaattttttattacagTGTCGATTTATTTTGCAGATGAGACATTGGATCCTGTGaaaattgtacatttgTTGAAACTAAATCCTCCAGATGCGATGCCAGATAGGCCAATGTGCGCGGCTAATGAG ACACACgatgaaattgtatttgtagATCCTTCGGATCAATTATTCCAGAAACTGCAGACAAGCACATACGACATAACTGAACCCAGCATATATCAGCCCTATT tcTGGGACTATGAAAAGAAGGCCAGAGACGAAATGTGTAGGTACATTTATTGCCAATCTTATCTACAAGCAGAGACAATGGGATTGATGGCCGAAGCTAATAATCTCTCATCGCAAATACAGGCCTTACAGGACCGTGTCAGTTCTATTTACCACCCAAAGCAGGAAAATACAGTGCAGCTAAAAAATGAACAATTGCCATCTTTGACAGTACCACAACACACAAATTCATTGGGAGATCCCctaacaaatttgcaaaatgtATCCAATTTGCCAGGGACGCTAAATACAACGCTTACCAATCCAACCAACACTAATCAGCAGCCACAAAATCCCATGGGCATTGATAAGCAGTAA
- a CDS encoding conserved Plasmodium protein, unknown function (overlaps_old_locusTagID:BBM_I01285) — MLRSPYFYLNPTVLNKLLPGTFVKGILLEQIPEKLREKDVLIDTFKQIGLSFTDDKIHIMKSRLGRSMGRAILLTDSMDNQPTSLKNDIEKIAKILPEGCKVTLCDKHHVRMFAEQCYRFVYLSEDLRRLAHPDNLHRIVTITPVPRSYGRYELAKIICEHTGVEIYPENAIFRFTKSGSQDTTAWVITNSVKDASHIISKFQEIAVPEQYQYKSLMGTTFLYASRSNLFLTHESLDLIPRRSKYQIAIFGWHDDVNEEEIEHLLRSLKFYPKKVTKVPIKLPSATEGNDSMVIVEFDRMRNTKIAMTRLQMLKKRWKISPTANFYAYPKLADVHWEGENENSDEDDADDSDLDEPIDY, encoded by the exons ATGCTACGAAGTCCATACTTTTACCTCAATCCAACTGTTTTAAATAAACT ACTTCCAGGTACATTCGTCAAGGGAATTCTTTTGGAGCAAATTCCCGAGAAGTTGAGGGAGAAGGATGTACTGATAGATACATTTAAACAGATA GGACTGTCCTTTACAGATGATAAAATTCATATTATGAAGAGTAGATTAGGGAGAAGTATGGGTAGAGCTATCTTGTTAACTGATTCCATGGACAATCAACCGACATCTcttaaaaatgacattgaaaaaatcgcaaaaatcTTACCAGAAGGTTGTAAAGTTACTTTATGTGATAAACATCATGTTAGAATGTTTGCAGAGCA GTGTTATCggtttgtatatttatcgGAAGATTTAAGGAGATTGGCACATCCTGATAATTTACATCGCATCGTAACTATAACCCCGGTACCAAGGAGTTACGGCCGTTACGAACTGGCAAAGATAATTTGTGAGCATACTGGTGTTGAAatt tacCCAGAGAATGCGATTTTTAGATTCACAAAATCTGGCTCACAAGATACAACTGCTTGGGTCATCACCAATAGTGTTAAAGATGCAAGTCATATTATATCTAAGTTCCAAGAAATAGCTGTGCCTGAACAGTACCAATATAAAAGTTTAATGGGAACAACTTTTCTTTACGCAT cCCGCTcgaatttatttttaactCACGAATCACTTGATCTAATACCTAGGAGAAGCAAATACCAGATTGCAATTTTCGGTTGGCATGATGATGTAAATGAAGAGGAGATTGAGCATTTACTGCGATCTTTGAAGTTTTATCCGAAAAAAGTGACAAAAGTACCAATTAAATTGCCCTCAGCCACAGAAGGAAACGATTCTATGGTTATTGTCGAGTTTGACAGGATGAGGAACACTAAAATTGCAATGACCCGGTTGCAAATGCTCAAGAAACGCTGGAAAATATCCCCGActgcaaatttttatgcCTATCCTAAGTTG GCTGATGTACATTGGGAGGGTGAAAATGAGAATTCGGATGAAGATGATGCAGACGATTCGGATTTGGATGAACCAATTgactattaa
- a CDS encoding conserved Plasmodium protein, unknown function (overlaps_old_locusTagID:BBM_I01305), producing MLLSTLVIILSTFCVLESLHIQTQSTFISANGIQFARFRRKTAASIDEQLNIGENNSTYWYKLPKEYKVPSNNVASPTGATTDQPSDDHSISVEELNDLGISSKSNYFDLDDKSLIDNPTSPSLETHPLSDVKNTPSTLPNANLVEDLYYTDILLSTKENESSNLDPLASYENDLLNSSITNEHDKYSIDESLREANRMIHKSETVNSISIDTNESYADSTFPKIEHLPQKNLVTGKYLIDRHLIHKVACLRSCLEILEKGVAKNEANDSINGISADQEGINNIGGRESENPLIGIFCCFNDSQMRVFKQLVLDEGLFEEVLGRAITIYERAADTKSLERITWIATHLGPWVNQLRKDTADQKLSKLISAALTTVNGDNLYENNQFFGVLWDYCEKGLLDRYLVKRCEEVISEASKRYRVDDGVASVSEIFLTSIKNQIIAQMITNLNGTDVYVKTLAECLNANREDWRRIVNCNIKSLEGIEEFIGWLGLGAEFLSRSERPGKMASAEDLLEIAHELSSEA from the coding sequence ATGTTACTATCGACACtagtgataatattatcGACGTTTTGTGTCTTGGAATCTCTCCATATACAAACGCAATCTACATTTATCTCAGCTAATGGTATTCAATTCGCGCGATTTAGACGCAAAACTGCTGCTAGTATCGATGAACAACTAAATATTGGGGAAAATAACTCTACATATTGGTACAAGCTACCAAAAGAATACAAAGTGCCCAGCAATAATGTAGCATCACCTACTGGTGCCACTACTGATCAACCAAGCGACGATCATTCAATTAGCGTAGAGGAGTTGAATGATTTGGGAATATCAAGCAAGAGTAATTACTTTGATTTGGACGATAAAAGCTTAATCGACAATCCAACGTCTCCGTCGCTAGAAACACATCCACTCTCTGATGTCAAAAATACACCGAGTACACTACCTAATGCTAACTTAGTTGAAGATCTATACTATACAGATATTCTATTGTCTACCAAGGAAAATGAATCGTCAAATTTGGACCCTCTAGCCTCTTACGAAAATGACTTACTTAATAGCTCCATAACCAACGAACATGACAAATATTCCATTGATGAATCGTTACGAGAGGCAAACCGAATGATTCATAAGTCTGAAACCGTTAATTCCATTAGTATAGATACAAATGAAAGTTATGCTGATAGTACATTCCCTAAAATAGAACATTTGCCTCAAAAAAATCTTGTAACAGGGAAATATCTCATTGACAGGCATTTGATACATAAGGTGGCCTGTTTGAGGTCATGCTTGGAAATTCTAGAAAAGGGCGTAGCCAAGAATGAAGCTAATGATAGTATAAATGGCATTTCTGCTGATCAGGAGGgcattaataatataggtGGAAGGGAAAGTGAAAACCCACTAATAGGCATATTTTGTTGCTTTAATGACTCACAGATGAGAgtttttaaacaattagtTTTAGATGAGGGCCTATTTGAGGAGGTTTTGGGCAGGGCTATAACCATTTACGAACGTGCAGCCGATACCAAGTCGTTGGAACGTATCACATGGATAGCCACCCATCTTGGGCCGTGGGTGAACCAACTCAGGAAAGATACGGCTGACCagaaattgtcaaaactAATTTCAGCAGCTCTCACAACTGTTAATGGTGATAATTTGTAcgaaaataatcaattctTTGGTGTGCTATGGGACTATTGTGAAAAGGGACTTTTGGATAGGTATTTGGTGAAACGGTGTGAAGAAGTGATTAGTGAGGCCAGTAAAAGATATCGAGTCGACGATGGAGTTGCATCTGTTTCCGAGATATTTCTAACTTCCATAAAGAATCAGATAATCGCCCAAATGATAACCAATCTCAATGGTACAGATGTGTATGTTAAAACCTTAGCTGAGTGCCTAAACGCCAATAGGGAAGACTGGCGAAGGATTgttaattgtaatattaaGAGTTTGGAGGgaattgaagaatttatTGGATGGCTCGGTTTGGGTGCCGAATTTTTGTCTAGGAGCGAAAGACCAGGGAAAATGGCATCGGCGGAAGATCTGTTAGAAATAGCTCATGAGTTAAGCAGTGAGGCTTGA
- a CDS encoding large subunit ribosomal protein L3 (overlaps_old_locusTagID:BBM_I01290) yields MRVHQHVYNGVGLGKLSYSDRWIKRLERFGEKAKYPPPPKIPETQIYTQDDIKGLKPINPVWNTRRCGVLAYKLGCMSLWDDWGERHAVTVCQIDRCVVLERRTIATHGYEAVQLGIGYGPVSKQTKNNLGRYIKLNVGAKHIVNEFKCSSDCLLPEGHYMSANHFTPGQWVFVSGFSKPKGFKGAMRRWGFGGQNASHGTESKAHSAPGSISQGKSVHIVWKNTKMGGHVGLEPRVNNCRVFRIETHRNLLFLKGVVPGYVGSVVKIKDALGKTWPRNKGLHIHYPTFIPHPGRPYPVTVQEKPPEKDPFLFDELPMYDKT; encoded by the coding sequence ATGCGCGTCCACCAACATGTATACAATGGAGTTGGTTTAGGAAAACTCTCCTATTCCGATCGATGGATCAAGAGGTTGGAAAGATTCGGTGAGAAGGCTAAGTATCCACCGCCACCAAAAATTCCAGAGACACAAATATACACTCAAGATGATATAAAGGGACTAAAACCAATAAATCCAGTTTGGAACACCAGGCGTTGTGGCGTGCTAGCTTACAAGTTGGGTTGCATGTCTCTTTGGGATGATTGGGGGGAAAGACACGCAGTTACTGTATGCCAAATTGACAGATGTGTCGTTTTGGAACGGCGAACAATAGCTACTCATGGCTATGAGGCAGTACAGTTGGGAATTGGCTATGGACCAGTGTCTAAACAGACTAAGAACAATTTGGGCAgatatatcaaattaaatGTGGGCGCAAAGCACATTGTTAATGAATTTAAGTGTTCTTCAGACTGTCTATTACCTGAAGGACATTATATGAGCGCAAATCACTTCACACCTGGACAGTGGGTTTTTGTTAGCGGATTTAGTAAACCAAAGGGGTTTAAGGGTGCAATGAGACGTTGGGGTTTTGGTGGTCAAAATGCTAGCCATGGCACCGAATCCAAGGCGCATTCAGCACCTGGGTCTATTTCACAAGGTAAAAGCGTTCACATTGTATGGAAGAATACCAAAATGGGTGGACATGTGGGCCTCGAACCACGTGTCAATAATTGCAGAGTCTTCCGCATTGAAACTCACagaaatttattgtttcTAAAGGGTGTAGTACCTGGTTATGTTGGTTCAGTTGTAAAGATTAAGGATGCATTGGGCAAAACATGGCCCAGGAATAAGGGGCTGCATATTCACTATCCCACCTTCATACCCCATCCAGGTAGGCCCTACCCGGTTACGGTACAGGAAAAACCACCGGAGAAGGATCCTTTCCTGTTTGATGAATTGCCGATGTATGATAAAACGTAG
- a CDS encoding V-type H+-transporting ATPase subunit I (overlaps_old_locusTagID:BBM_I01300), with protein sequence MLRSEEMRFGTLVLPHELAKEYIDTLSRNTHMQFIDMNERSMDRPYKQYVQRLDNMERILRFLYQEIHNLPGASGKLVESNIDEFLKTDHLCKLDQVEESLLKLYEQFVKFKNNNKILMDELDQAYRELAVMKAAQKHLSIKVCSSDDSYEISETQGLVGKGSIECNLTFSNVAGVLPTSSKANFSRALFRAMRGNAYTIFQDVVMDSTEGKHAMDGLDVFVVYCQISQHSLMYNKIVKLCTAFNAELFPWVKDVDESVKRSSELNEIIADKQRALTAYENYFIEEIGCLLETSREGGNSVIEEWRLFCKKEKLLYYVLNHFQGSDVMLRADCWFPVEEEEHIRRVLTSLKSNDRVSALLLTCENADTNISSAIPPTWFKENAFLNCFQGIVDTYGIPRYREINPAPFTAITFPFLFGIMFGDLAHGICVFLFGLGLILYANKIEKKFSAKDDNLFAMIFRGRYMILLMGLFAIYCGLAYNDALSLPIGLIKSRWVQKDGKMVMGDNFPIPFGLDVAWIGAENEQAMLSSYKMKFAVIVGFFHMLLGVILHGLNAFYFHNKLNFYFDFLPKLLLLVAFVGYMDFLIVYKWLMPIDTPFNKPSIITTIIEMYMFKKLSDKELMYPSQQVVQYIVVILCMISMPLMLLPKPLYYYILNRSKKRRTPSIEETIVEMERGGVNFEEAEHEEESVADIFIHQLIETIEFGLGVVSNTASYLRLWALSLAHQQLSAVFFKQIILNSMNMSDNIVVTSLLLFIASIFFTIVTVLIILCMDSLECYLHALRLQWVEFQNKFFKADGVLFQPVDLRNILPD encoded by the coding sequence ATGTTGAGAAGTGAGGAGATGCGCTTTGGTACCCTAGTGTTACCGCACGAGTTGGCCAAGGAATACATTGACACTCTGAGCAGAAACACGCATATGCAATTCATTGATATGAACGAACGCAGCATGGATAGGCCATACAAGCAATACGTACAACGTTTGGATAACATGGAACGCATTCTACGCTTTTTGTACCAAGAAATACACAACCTACCTGGGGCATCAGGTAAACTGGTAGAAAGCAATATTGACGAATTCCTCAAAACAGATCATCTCTGTAAACTAGATCAGGTAGAGGAAAGTTTACTTAAACTATATGAAcaatttgtgaaatttaagaataataataaaatactGATGGACGAGTTAGACCAGGCGTATCGGGAACTGGCGGTCATGAAGGCGGCCCAAAAACACCTAAGCATAAAAGTATGCTCTAGCGACGATTCGTACGAAATATCTGAAACACAAGGTCTTGTGGGTAAGGGATCAATTGAATGCAACCTAACATTCTCAAATGTAGCAGGTGTGCTTCCTACATCTTCAAAAGCTAACTTTTCAAGGGCACTATTTAGAGCCATGAGAGGCAACGCTTACACTATATTTCAGGATGTTGTAATGGATTCTACGGAAGGGAAACATGCTATGGATGGGCTGGATGTATTTGTTGTCTATTGCCAAATATCCCAGCATTCATTGatgtacaataaaattgtgaaGCTCTGTACAGCTTTCAATGCCGAATTATTTCCATGGGTAAAAGACGTGGACGAGAGTGTCAAACGTAGCTCTGAACTAAATGAGATTATAGCAGATAAGCAGAGGGCCTTGACAGCttatgaaaattattttattgagGAAATTGGATGTCTATTGGAAACTAGTAGGGAGGGGGGCAATTCAGTAATTGAAGAATGGCGCCTCTTTTGTAAAAAGGAGAAATTGTTGTATTATGTGCTAAACCACTTCCAGGGCAGTGACGTTATGCTTAGAGCCGATTGCTGGTTCCCTGTGGAAGAGGAGGAGCATATTCGGCGAGTATTGACGTCGCTAAAGAGTAATGATAGGGTTTCCGCATTGCTATTAACATGTGAAAATGCAGATACAAATATCTCATCTGCCATACCTCCCACTTGGTTCAAAGAGAAcgcatttttaaattgctTCCAGGGTATAGTGGATACTTATGGCATTCCCAGATATAGGGAAATTAACCCAGCGCCATTTACAGCGATAACATTTCCATTCCTTTTCGGTATCATGTTTGGGGACCTAGCTCACGGGATTTGTGTATTTCTATTTGGATTGGGTTTGATCTTATATGCTAACAAAATTGAGAAAAAATTTTCCGCGAaagatgataatttatttgccATGATATTCCGTGGTCGGTATATGATACTATTAATGGGTTTATTTGCTATCTACTGTGGGCTGGCCTACAACGATGCATTATCGCTACCAATTGGGCTAATCAAATCTAGGTGGGTTCAGAAAGATGGTAAGATGGTTATGGGAGATAATTTCCCAATCCCATTCGGGTTGGATGTGGCTTGGATAGGGGCTGAGAATGAGCAGGCCATGCTTAGTTCCTATAAGATGAAGTTTGCTGTAATTGTGGGGTTCTTTCACATGCTTTTGGGAGTGATTCTGCATGGTTTGAATGCATTCTATTTCcacaataaattgaatttctATTTCGATTTCCTCCCTAAATTACTGCTACTGGTGGCATTTGTAGGGTACATGGATTTCttgattgtatataaatggCTTATGCCAATAGACACCCCCTTTAACAAGCCATCCATAATCACTACAATTATCGAAATGTATATGTTCAAGAAACTGAGTGACAAGGAGTTGATGTATCCCAGTCAACAGGTTGTGCAATACATTGTGGTGATATTATGCATGATATCAATGCCATTAATGTTATTGCCAAAACCCCTGTACTACTACATTCTGAATAGATCTAAAAAGAGGAGAACTCCCAGCATTGAAGAAACAATTGTCGAAATGGAGAGAGGAGGGGTTAATTTTGAAGAGGCTGAACACGAGGAGGAAAGTGTTGCagacatttttatccatCAATTGATTGAAACGATTGAATTTGGATTGGGTGTTGTTAGTAACACGGCATCTTATTTGCGTTTGTGGGCATTGTCACTGGCTCATCAACAACTATCCGCTGTGTTCTTCAAgcaaataatattgaattcaATGAATATGTCTGATAATATCGTTGTAACGTCACTATTGTTGTTCATTGCGTCAATCTTTTTCACAATTGTTACGGTGCTGATAATTCTGTGCATGGACTCTTTGGAGTGCTATTTGCATGCACTGAGGTTGCAATGGGTGGAATTCCAgaacaaattttttaaagcCGATGGGGTGTTGTTTCAACCTGTGGACCTCCGTAACATATTACCAGATTAG